The following proteins are co-located in the Acidicapsa acidisoli genome:
- a CDS encoding family 16 glycoside hydrolase produces MRFPRVTPKRLLAIVCTIACLSAVIWLWLHWRREEGVVPTHTYELQAGRMDEWKAVGGSWGISNGAIYNKTYDRGSKLIAGSSAWGDYTVTADVRFNGDNADMGIIIRTSDEKKEGADTYNGYYVGIRTLDGTMVIGRSAFVWMEANPVPLPGGVHTSVWYRLRVTAVGCNIAASVQNMTSLQTAWIAFEEPSCLRTGRIGLRSLNVGGMWRHIGIAPATWNDYMDLRRHAASVERPAILPGPPWWTPWHVGMLFAVALALALLAQLALFRLQRWKAYAIIQERERLAHEIHDTMAQSFAGVGYQIQGIRRSVVRGDHQDSRHIADQLSVAYQLVRKCHVEASRTIAMLGSSSPQIQQNLLGSLAGTARRIAGDQIKTVTKLQGYSTPLNLRLADALLHIGQEAIANAVSHSDPTQLAITLIFDGGSVELVVQDDGNGFEFKQEAAGFGILGMQKRASDVAGALQILSTPGHGTEIRMRASLQQESPKKRLFLFFKERILSTPPDFNAH; encoded by the coding sequence ATGCGATTTCCCAGGGTGACTCCGAAACGACTGCTGGCGATCGTGTGCACCATCGCATGCTTGTCCGCTGTGATTTGGCTTTGGCTCCATTGGCGGCGTGAAGAAGGAGTTGTTCCAACGCATACTTACGAGTTGCAGGCCGGCCGCATGGATGAGTGGAAAGCGGTCGGTGGAAGCTGGGGAATAAGCAACGGCGCAATTTACAACAAAACATATGATCGCGGTTCGAAGCTCATCGCTGGGTCTAGCGCGTGGGGAGATTACACCGTAACGGCTGACGTTCGATTCAACGGCGATAACGCCGATATGGGCATCATCATCCGCACCAGCGACGAGAAAAAGGAGGGTGCCGATACCTACAACGGATACTATGTCGGCATTCGGACTCTGGACGGAACGATGGTTATTGGACGATCTGCATTCGTGTGGATGGAAGCGAATCCAGTACCGCTCCCCGGGGGTGTTCACACTTCGGTATGGTATCGGTTGCGGGTCACAGCGGTCGGCTGCAACATTGCAGCATCGGTGCAGAATATGACTTCCCTGCAGACAGCCTGGATAGCGTTTGAAGAGCCCTCGTGCCTTCGAACAGGGCGCATCGGATTACGGTCGCTCAATGTAGGCGGCATGTGGCGCCATATCGGCATAGCGCCTGCCACATGGAATGACTACATGGATCTGCGACGGCATGCAGCTTCAGTCGAACGGCCAGCGATACTCCCTGGTCCCCCATGGTGGACTCCGTGGCATGTGGGAATGCTTTTTGCCGTCGCATTGGCGCTTGCTCTGTTGGCTCAACTCGCTCTATTCCGTCTTCAGCGATGGAAAGCCTACGCCATCATCCAGGAGCGCGAGCGCTTGGCTCATGAGATTCATGACACAATGGCGCAGAGTTTTGCCGGAGTCGGATATCAGATTCAAGGAATCCGGCGCAGTGTTGTACGAGGCGATCACCAGGACTCCCGTCACATCGCGGACCAGTTGAGCGTTGCCTACCAACTTGTGCGCAAGTGCCATGTGGAAGCCAGCAGAACTATCGCAATGCTCGGCTCTTCCTCGCCACAAATACAACAAAACCTTCTCGGATCATTGGCAGGTACCGCGCGAAGAATTGCAGGAGATCAAATCAAGACAGTTACCAAGCTGCAAGGATATTCAACACCGCTCAATTTAAGACTTGCCGACGCGCTGCTTCATATTGGCCAGGAAGCAATCGCGAACGCTGTCAGCCATTCCGATCCTACTCAGTTGGCGATTACTCTAATTTTCGATGGAGGCAGCGTTGAGCTAGTAGTACAAGATGACGGAAACGGATTCGAATTCAAGCAGGAGGCAGCAGGATTCGGCATCTTGGGGATGCAAAAGAGAGCCAGCGACGTCGCGGGCGCCTTGCAGATACTGAGCACGCCTGGACACGGAACCGAAATTCGCATGAGGGCCAGCCTGCAACAGGAAAGTCCCAAAAAGCGTTTGTTCTTATTTTTCAAGGAGAGAATACTCAGCACTCCACCTGACTTCAATGCGCACTAA
- a CDS encoding response regulator transcription factor: MAEPTKPINVLIVDDHPVVRLGLRTMLESEENIIVTGMAGSAKEALLEVARLQPDVVLMDLRMPEMEGADAIAELRRIHPDIRILVLTNYEEDEYIFRALQAGAMGYLLKSTPQEEIVQAVEMVHQNKRCIPPNIAKRLFETIGREELSQRELEVLKLVASGLTNKEIAQRLFISDKTARNHVASCLVKLNANDRTEAATTAIRRGLIRLSE; this comes from the coding sequence ATGGCGGAGCCAACTAAACCAATCAACGTGCTCATCGTAGATGATCATCCCGTAGTCCGGCTTGGTTTGCGGACGATGCTGGAGAGCGAAGAGAACATTATAGTGACTGGGATGGCCGGATCTGCCAAAGAGGCACTGCTTGAAGTAGCGAGACTTCAGCCGGATGTGGTGCTGATGGATCTGCGCATGCCGGAGATGGAAGGCGCAGACGCGATTGCGGAACTGCGGCGTATCCACCCGGACATACGGATTCTCGTGCTGACGAATTACGAAGAAGATGAGTATATCTTTCGCGCGCTGCAGGCCGGCGCGATGGGATACCTTCTCAAGAGCACTCCCCAGGAGGAGATCGTTCAGGCAGTCGAAATGGTGCACCAAAACAAGCGCTGCATTCCGCCGAATATCGCGAAGCGACTCTTTGAAACAATCGGACGAGAGGAACTGAGTCAGCGAGAACTCGAAGTGCTCAAACTTGTGGCCAGCGGATTGACGAACAAAGAGATCGCGCAGCGCCTCTTTATCAGCGATAAGACCGCCCGGAATCATGTTGCGAGTTGCCTGGTCAAGCTCAACGCGAACGACAGAACAGAGGCTGCGACGACTGCGATCCGGCGCGGACTTATACGTCTTTCCGAGTGA
- a CDS encoding LacI family DNA-binding transcriptional regulator has protein sequence MQRRRDSSIVSPGADVGNRNSPSAASLRPSTIRDVAGLAGVSTATVSRVVNDAGYVSCTTRSKVLTAISRLQYCPNTYAAELGRTPRKHGMNASSVVRHGGKAGV, from the coding sequence ATGCAACGACGACGTGATTCAAGCATCGTTTCTCCAGGCGCTGACGTTGGAAATAGAAACTCGCCTTCTGCCGCGAGCCTTAGGCCAAGCACGATAAGAGATGTGGCAGGACTAGCAGGAGTTTCAACTGCGACAGTGTCGCGGGTCGTGAATGATGCAGGATATGTGTCGTGCACAACAAGATCGAAAGTTCTGACCGCTATTTCAAGGTTGCAGTATTGCCCGAATACGTATGCGGCCGAATTGGGACGGACTCCGCGTAAACATGGCATGAATGCGTCCTCGGTAGTCCGTCATGGTGGTAAAGCAGGGGTCTGA
- a CDS encoding CRTAC1 family protein: MGTCSLLLPRTPGWAATSASTSGAIFEEVSSASSGIHWTHTSGKSPMKYLPESSGAGCAFLDYDNDGWMDIYLVNSGKCDFYSPPKSLRNALYRNNRDGTFTDVTEKAGVAGGGYGMGVAVGDYNNDGLPDIYVTNYGRNILYRNNGDGTFTDVTDKAGVGVSGWSTSAVWFDYDNDGRLDLFVCQFCEFNKTLSCPVDPDGTRHYCIPRPFKPLPNWLFHNNGDGTFTDVSKETGINDHLGKAWGAVAADFDNDGRMDLFVSNDSVANFLFMNRGGKFEETGFMANVAYSPNGWTRSGMGVDASDFNEDGWIDIFVANINEEIFSLYKNNHDGTFDDVAMPMGIGAATRWMSGWGLKFFDYDNDGNLDLILSNGFPDDLVDRESHYVTYKEPLLLFQNDGSSFKNISERGGTAFAKRFASRGLAVGDYNNDGAVDVLISVNDAAPLLLKNNCSTQNHWLGVKLVGRKCNTDAIGARVTYKAGDTTRHRAQTGGGSFLSAHDPRIVLGAGAHQKIDWVEVKWPQPSGLTERFTDLPTNCYITLIEGSGQAAAKSA; this comes from the coding sequence ATGGGAACCTGCTCATTGCTGCTTCCGCGAACGCCTGGCTGGGCTGCAACTTCCGCTTCAACTTCCGGCGCAATATTTGAAGAAGTATCTTCAGCCAGCAGCGGCATTCATTGGACGCATACCTCCGGCAAGTCTCCAATGAAGTATCTGCCGGAGAGCAGCGGCGCAGGTTGCGCTTTTCTCGACTACGACAACGATGGCTGGATGGACATCTACTTGGTCAACAGTGGAAAATGCGATTTTTACAGTCCTCCAAAATCGCTCCGCAACGCTCTCTATCGCAATAATCGGGATGGGACATTCACCGATGTCACGGAGAAGGCAGGCGTCGCCGGCGGTGGGTATGGCATGGGAGTCGCCGTGGGAGACTACAACAACGATGGCCTTCCCGATATCTATGTCACTAACTATGGACGTAACATCCTCTACCGGAACAACGGAGACGGGACCTTCACCGATGTGACAGACAAAGCGGGCGTCGGAGTTTCGGGCTGGAGCACAAGTGCGGTCTGGTTCGACTATGACAACGATGGCCGGCTCGATCTCTTCGTCTGCCAGTTCTGCGAATTCAACAAGACGCTGAGCTGCCCCGTCGATCCGGATGGCACGCGGCACTACTGCATTCCCCGCCCATTCAAGCCGCTTCCGAACTGGCTGTTTCATAACAACGGAGACGGAACATTTACCGACGTTAGCAAAGAGACAGGGATCAACGATCACCTGGGCAAGGCATGGGGAGCGGTGGCTGCGGATTTTGACAATGATGGCCGCATGGACTTGTTTGTCTCCAATGATTCAGTGGCAAATTTTTTATTTATGAATCGGGGCGGAAAGTTTGAAGAGACCGGATTTATGGCGAACGTCGCCTACAGCCCTAACGGATGGACGCGATCGGGAATGGGTGTGGATGCCAGCGACTTCAATGAGGACGGATGGATCGATATCTTTGTCGCGAACATCAATGAAGAGATTTTCTCGCTCTACAAGAACAATCACGACGGAACCTTTGATGACGTTGCGATGCCCATGGGCATCGGAGCCGCTACACGCTGGATGAGCGGCTGGGGTTTGAAGTTCTTCGACTACGACAACGATGGGAATTTGGACCTTATACTTTCCAATGGTTTTCCGGACGATCTTGTTGACCGGGAATCGCACTATGTAACTTACAAGGAGCCGCTACTGCTGTTTCAGAACGATGGGAGTTCGTTCAAGAATATCAGCGAGCGCGGAGGTACGGCATTCGCGAAGAGATTTGCTTCACGCGGTCTGGCTGTTGGGGACTACAACAACGATGGCGCGGTCGATGTGCTCATCAGCGTGAACGACGCGGCTCCTTTGTTGTTGAAGAACAATTGCTCGACGCAGAATCATTGGCTGGGAGTTAAGCTGGTCGGACGCAAGTGCAATACCGACGCCATCGGGGCTCGTGTGACTTACAAGGCCGGAGACACGACGCGCCATCGGGCCCAAACAGGGGGCGGCAGCTTTCTTTCCGCGCATGATCCGCGCATCGTCCTGGGCGCAGGCGCACATCAGAAGATTGACTGGGTTGAGGTGAAGTGGCCGCAACCCAGCGGGTTGACCGAGCGGTTCACAGATCTGCCGACCAATTGTTACATCACTCTCATCGAAGGCTCAGGACAAGCGGCAGCCAAGTCCGCCTGA
- a CDS encoding glutaminase family protein — protein MRIVASVLTCFVFACFGASFAHAQERAPATPLIVHDPYFSVWSATDRLTDSDTTHWTGSPQPISGIVRIDGKPFRFMGHHPDNIPAMTQTGASITPTHTRYAFREGGITLNFAFFTPAMMSDLDLLSRPVTYLSWSAQAVDGATHKVSVLLDVDPVIAANDRSEEVVTSRNQTSSLNVLSVGSRDQRILNRSGDNLRIDWGYFHLAVPKNEEATIAIAPNPGELFARSGTLPASDSMDMPQPAHREGPHLAAVLDFGNVGGKPVAHHLLVSYTEGYAIQYLERNLRPYWQRNNTSVEQMLDAAEAQYVDLEKRGSEFDTELTADLTKVGGEHYAALAILSYRQTLAAHKLVADVNGDPMLFAKENFSNGCIATVDVLYPSAPFFLFFQPRLLEAQLRPVLEYSALARWKFPFSPHDLGQYPLANGQVYGGGEKTEEDQMPVEESGNMLILVDALARAEGNALLAERYWPQLTKWAEYLREKGLDPENQLTTDDFAGHVAHNSNLSIKAIDALAAYADLAHLLKQENVAKDYSATAKTMAEKWVGMAVEGDHYKLAFNSPGTWSQKYNLVWDVVLDYNLFPKSVRDTEMAYYLKKINRYGLPLDSRADYTKLDWSLWTATLTSSPEQFKALMDPIYQWINETPSRVPLTDWYDTKTGKQIGFQARSVVGGVFIKALSDKQLTEKWRRLNGIASSDVDATRGEAR, from the coding sequence GTGAGGATTGTTGCGTCGGTTTTGACTTGTTTTGTTTTTGCCTGCTTTGGTGCCTCTTTTGCGCACGCTCAAGAGAGAGCCCCTGCTACCCCACTCATCGTACACGACCCTTATTTCAGCGTATGGTCTGCGACCGATCGCCTTACTGACTCCGATACAACCCATTGGACTGGCAGTCCGCAACCGATCTCCGGAATTGTGCGCATCGACGGCAAGCCGTTTCGCTTTATGGGCCACCATCCGGACAACATTCCTGCGATGACGCAGACCGGCGCCTCGATCACCCCAACTCACACTCGCTACGCGTTTCGCGAGGGCGGCATAACGCTCAATTTCGCTTTCTTCACTCCAGCGATGATGAGCGATCTCGATCTCCTTTCGCGCCCGGTCACATATCTCAGCTGGAGTGCGCAGGCGGTCGACGGGGCGACGCATAAGGTATCGGTTCTACTAGATGTCGATCCGGTAATCGCCGCCAACGACCGCAGCGAAGAAGTCGTAACCTCCCGCAATCAGACTTCATCTCTCAATGTCTTGTCGGTTGGATCGCGCGACCAGAGGATACTTAACCGCTCGGGCGATAACCTGCGTATCGATTGGGGCTACTTCCACCTCGCTGTTCCAAAGAATGAGGAGGCGACGATTGCTATTGCGCCGAATCCCGGTGAGTTATTCGCGAGATCGGGCACGCTTCCAGCGAGCGATTCGATGGACATGCCTCAGCCTGCCCATCGGGAAGGCCCTCATCTCGCAGCGGTTCTTGATTTCGGGAATGTCGGTGGAAAGCCAGTCGCACATCATCTCCTCGTCTCCTATACCGAGGGCTATGCCATTCAATACCTGGAGCGGAACCTGCGCCCCTATTGGCAGCGCAACAATACGTCTGTAGAGCAGATGCTTGACGCAGCCGAAGCGCAATATGTGGACCTTGAGAAACGCGGTAGCGAATTTGACACAGAGCTAACTGCCGATCTTACAAAGGTTGGCGGAGAACACTACGCTGCATTGGCGATCCTGTCCTATCGGCAGACCCTTGCGGCGCACAAGTTGGTTGCTGACGTGAATGGCGATCCGATGCTCTTTGCGAAGGAGAACTTCTCCAATGGCTGCATCGCGACGGTCGATGTGTTGTACCCATCCGCTCCATTCTTTCTCTTCTTTCAGCCTAGGTTATTGGAGGCGCAGCTTCGACCCGTGCTCGAATACTCCGCGCTCGCACGCTGGAAGTTCCCCTTTTCGCCACATGATCTAGGCCAATATCCGTTGGCTAACGGACAGGTTTATGGCGGCGGAGAAAAGACGGAAGAAGATCAGATGCCAGTCGAAGAGAGTGGCAACATGCTCATTCTCGTCGACGCGCTGGCGCGTGCCGAGGGCAATGCGCTGTTAGCAGAGCGCTACTGGCCGCAACTTACAAAATGGGCCGAGTACCTGCGCGAAAAAGGACTCGATCCGGAGAATCAACTCACGACGGATGACTTTGCCGGTCATGTTGCGCATAATTCGAATCTTTCCATCAAAGCTATCGACGCGCTGGCGGCTTATGCAGATCTGGCACATCTGCTCAAACAGGAGAACGTGGCGAAGGATTACAGCGCGACCGCGAAAACCATGGCTGAAAAATGGGTTGGCATGGCGGTTGAGGGAGACCATTACAAACTCGCATTTAACAGCCCCGGCACCTGGAGCCAGAAGTACAACCTGGTGTGGGATGTTGTCCTCGATTACAACCTCTTTCCAAAGAGCGTGCGTGATACCGAGATGGCCTATTACTTGAAAAAGATCAATCGCTACGGTCTCCCGCTCGACAGCCGCGCAGACTATACGAAGCTTGACTGGTCGCTGTGGACTGCGACGCTGACTTCGAGTCCGGAACAATTCAAAGCGCTCATGGACCCTATTTATCAGTGGATCAATGAAACTCCCAGCCGGGTTCCGCTGACGGATTGGTATGACACCAAGACTGGCAAGCAGATCGGCTTTCAGGCGCGGAGCGTAGTTGGCGGTGTTTTCATCAAAGCTTTGTCCGATAAACAACTTACGGAAAAGTGGCGACGCCTGAACGGCATCGCGAGTTCAGACGTGGATGCAACTCGTGGAGAAGCGCGTTGA
- a CDS encoding ASCH domain-containing protein has product MRIWMRPKVRVGGRYRMDEGEIEVDSIEPIGLPDITPELARESGFLGVLDLLRVAKHGKGDNIYLIRFHYVPRVGGLRC; this is encoded by the coding sequence GTGCGCATCTGGATGCGTCCCAAAGTGCGAGTAGGCGGGCGCTACCGCATGGACGAAGGCGAAATTGAGGTGGACTCGATAGAGCCGATCGGTTTACCGGACATCACTCCGGAACTAGCGCGCGAGTCGGGCTTTCTGGGTGTTCTGGACCTGCTCAGAGTAGCTAAGCACGGCAAAGGCGACAATATCTATTTAATCCGCTTCCACTATGTGCCGCGGGTCGGCGGCTTGCGTTGCTAG
- a CDS encoding TonB-dependent receptor, which produces MHQETGQVKLLQSFLELNMRHVILVMMLVVIVFCSAAGRAQSTTSAISGSVADSSGAVVVGATVSVVNTATGVAYHTTTNSLGAYHVTQLPPGSYTMEVSKTGFETQNVQAFQLFVDQQFQQNITLAVGQATQTITVSADALLLDTQTSNQGQVIENQQIDNMPLNGRDVLQLAQLSAGVTPVVSGMSSPASQWTGTATVAVVIGGLREDDASYLYDGIETRNAWYGAAGLLPSPDFTQEFKVEQSGSSAAYGDGGAFINVVTRSGTNGFHGSAYEYIRNNDFDARNYFDQGAAPPFHQNQFGASFGGPIKKNKMFFFGNYEGFRQIFPQDEFANVPTAAQLAGNFSSDSQQLVNPFDIVNGAYQPFPGNQIPSTLFNATAQKVLALYPAPNGLYPSGQNYHYVSNTTDNWDQENVRFDYTISHKDSVFVRFTNQNQTTNVTDITPSREIIYPSNPKNLAVGWTHSFSPNLVNNVRYGWSHTAVGEQRADGYNASDANPLGLINEVDQPGSYGPPSIGVTNYANPGSTEGTDIVREGMNMWTESLLYQKGRHQITGGLDIRYQPIFMYEDWAATNISFNGSYTGDPIGDLLLGVPNNGFTALGDPTMNLRMWYQSYYVQDNIQLSHRLSVNIGGRWEHAQQPIELNNRVGSFDLATNQDLTYPDTNVLGLTRAMVKPIYTNFSPRLGFNWTPFANTDVKGGFGIYYLQPNINQYEVEVDTTKLYLIQSYGNAPIGKPLNYTLNQLFGSTVPGGGPTASFIQPNGHTPYTYEWNLSIDHTLRNWLLEVSYLGSAAHHYEERPNLDPENPDGTYPLTGWNGVQENSMSGSSFYSGLVARVEKRYSSGFSLMGSYTFSKCLGWPWQDVFSWHPLDMDLDRGHCQEDMNQNVVANTIYELPFGHGKAFLNSGTLNDVVFGGWKVAAIAALHSGPWETLGSNQSLGIFVNGLPNVTGPVNNSSLHGGLGKHGKLGPYFNTQNVVPVTAVGTQGNSSVQGISSPGSADWDLSGDKTWKFAEQYGLTFRADVFNAFNRVNFYGLDTGVNDSKFGYVQSANAAREIQLSLRFEF; this is translated from the coding sequence ATGCATCAAGAGACCGGGCAAGTGAAATTGTTGCAAAGCTTTCTTGAACTGAACATGCGACACGTGATTCTCGTAATGATGCTGGTCGTTATCGTCTTTTGCTCTGCTGCAGGTCGCGCGCAGAGTACGACGAGCGCTATCTCCGGCTCAGTTGCAGACAGTTCAGGCGCCGTCGTCGTTGGAGCCACCGTTTCGGTTGTCAATACCGCTACCGGCGTTGCATATCACACGACGACAAATAGCCTGGGTGCATACCACGTGACCCAGCTTCCTCCAGGCAGCTACACGATGGAAGTATCCAAGACCGGGTTTGAGACCCAGAACGTTCAGGCCTTCCAGCTCTTTGTCGATCAACAGTTTCAGCAGAACATTACCCTGGCAGTCGGCCAGGCCACCCAGACAATCACTGTCTCCGCGGATGCGCTGCTTCTCGATACGCAGACATCCAACCAGGGACAGGTCATTGAAAACCAACAGATTGACAACATGCCTTTGAACGGCCGCGATGTACTGCAACTGGCACAGCTATCGGCCGGTGTCACTCCAGTTGTTTCGGGCATGAGTTCGCCAGCCTCGCAATGGACCGGTACTGCGACTGTGGCTGTCGTCATCGGCGGCCTGAGAGAAGACGATGCAAGCTATCTCTATGACGGCATTGAAACCCGCAATGCGTGGTATGGTGCGGCGGGCTTGCTTCCTTCACCTGATTTCACGCAGGAGTTCAAGGTCGAGCAGTCCGGCTCCTCAGCCGCTTATGGAGACGGCGGCGCGTTCATCAACGTAGTGACGAGGTCCGGTACGAATGGGTTCCATGGCTCCGCATACGAGTACATCCGAAACAACGATTTCGACGCGCGTAACTATTTCGACCAGGGAGCAGCACCGCCATTTCATCAGAACCAGTTCGGAGCGAGTTTCGGCGGTCCCATCAAGAAGAATAAGATGTTCTTCTTCGGCAACTATGAAGGCTTCCGTCAGATATTTCCGCAGGACGAATTTGCAAACGTTCCAACCGCTGCTCAACTCGCGGGAAACTTCAGCTCCGACAGCCAACAACTCGTCAACCCGTTCGATATTGTGAATGGCGCCTACCAGCCATTTCCTGGAAATCAGATCCCGAGCACCTTGTTTAACGCCACGGCTCAGAAGGTGCTTGCGCTGTATCCGGCGCCGAACGGGCTATACCCGAGCGGTCAGAATTATCACTACGTCTCGAATACCACCGATAACTGGGATCAGGAGAATGTGCGGTTTGACTATACGATCTCACATAAAGACAGCGTTTTTGTGAGATTCACGAATCAGAATCAAACCACCAACGTTACGGACATAACTCCGTCAAGGGAGATTATCTATCCTTCCAATCCGAAGAACCTGGCGGTGGGATGGACGCATTCCTTCTCGCCCAATCTCGTCAATAACGTCCGATACGGCTGGTCTCATACAGCGGTGGGAGAACAACGGGCGGACGGATACAACGCTTCCGATGCCAACCCTCTGGGATTGATCAATGAAGTCGATCAGCCAGGTTCCTATGGTCCGCCTTCTATCGGCGTGACTAATTACGCTAACCCCGGGTCTACTGAAGGGACCGACATCGTCCGCGAAGGCATGAACATGTGGACGGAGTCGCTTCTATACCAGAAAGGCAGGCATCAGATAACCGGAGGTTTGGACATTCGTTACCAGCCGATTTTCATGTATGAGGATTGGGCGGCAACGAATATCAGTTTCAACGGGTCCTACACCGGAGACCCCATTGGCGATCTGCTCCTCGGCGTCCCGAATAACGGCTTTACCGCGCTTGGGGACCCTACCATGAACCTGAGAATGTGGTATCAGTCCTATTATGTCCAGGACAATATCCAGCTTAGTCATCGCCTTAGCGTGAACATAGGTGGACGCTGGGAGCACGCCCAGCAGCCGATCGAGCTAAACAATCGCGTCGGAAGCTTTGATCTGGCTACCAATCAGGATCTCACTTATCCGGATACAAATGTTCTAGGGCTTACGAGAGCTATGGTCAAGCCGATTTACACGAACTTCTCACCTCGCCTGGGCTTCAACTGGACGCCATTTGCCAATACCGATGTCAAAGGTGGATTCGGGATCTACTATCTACAGCCAAACATCAACCAATATGAGGTGGAAGTCGACACGACAAAGCTGTACCTGATTCAAAGTTACGGAAACGCACCAATCGGCAAGCCGCTTAACTACACGTTGAATCAGTTGTTCGGTTCGACTGTGCCCGGAGGCGGTCCAACAGCGTCGTTTATCCAGCCGAACGGTCACACTCCGTATACCTACGAATGGAACCTGTCGATCGATCACACTTTGAGGAACTGGCTCCTGGAGGTGTCCTATCTCGGAAGCGCGGCACACCATTATGAAGAGCGACCCAATCTCGATCCTGAAAATCCGGATGGAACTTATCCTTTGACCGGCTGGAATGGTGTTCAGGAGAATTCCATGTCAGGGAGCTCCTTCTACAGTGGACTCGTGGCCCGCGTTGAGAAGCGCTACAGTTCAGGTTTTTCTCTCATGGGCTCCTATACCTTCTCTAAATGCCTTGGCTGGCCTTGGCAGGACGTCTTCTCATGGCACCCCCTCGATATGGATCTCGATCGGGGTCACTGCCAGGAGGATATGAATCAGAACGTCGTAGCCAACACCATCTATGAGCTTCCCTTTGGTCACGGCAAGGCATTTCTCAACAGCGGTACTCTGAATGATGTGGTGTTTGGAGGCTGGAAAGTGGCTGCTATTGCCGCGCTTCATTCCGGTCCCTGGGAAACACTGGGGAGCAACCAATCCCTTGGTATCTTTGTCAATGGATTGCCCAACGTTACCGGCCCGGTGAACAATTCCTCGCTGCACGGAGGACTGGGAAAGCATGGCAAATTGGGGCCATACTTCAACACGCAGAATGTTGTGCCTGTAACTGCTGTGGGAACCCAGGGAAATTCTTCCGTGCAGGGCATATCCTCCCCCGGAAGCGCTGATTGGGATCTGTCGGGGGACAAGACATGGAAGTTTGCCGAGCAGTATGGTTTAACCTTCAGAGCAGATGTCTTCAACGCTTTCAATCGCGTCAATTTCTACGGACTGGATACGGGAGTCAATGACAGCAAATTTGGCTATGTCCAAAGCGCCAATGCCGCCCGTGAAATCCAACTCAGTTTGCGGTTCGAGTTCTGA
- a CDS encoding tetratricopeptide repeat protein has product MAKASTSMQQAKYQEATEALQPLSGSGCDPRVSLLLAAAFEGSGDLNRAEEVLQKAHSIWPSNNSIAASLAREFYRAGQKDKALEALAHFHPNATTPLQEMELSVVVFLAGHQLVPAQGVAETAYKNHPSVHSLLMLANVLQLQGKFKDVIHLLGDERGKYQSSPEFLITLAESEFDGILYDAARADLEHAILLAPGSYQGHFLLGNVLAKLGEIDKAIEEYRLAITLSPDQPRTYYQLALALQEKKDKDGAKQELEKAIAVDGHYAPARVEMGRLLLGQSRFSEAVDQLTLAVKDNSSSEQAYFLLAKAYAGLGEKEKSDEMARRMVAVRNANWKGSASGDANRATVNRATGP; this is encoded by the coding sequence TTGGCTAAGGCCAGCACTTCGATGCAACAGGCAAAGTATCAGGAAGCAACAGAAGCGCTGCAGCCATTGTCAGGTTCGGGCTGCGACCCGCGGGTGAGCCTGTTGCTGGCAGCGGCCTTCGAAGGAAGCGGGGATTTGAACAGAGCTGAGGAGGTGCTGCAGAAAGCTCATTCCATCTGGCCATCGAATAACAGCATTGCGGCTTCCCTGGCTCGAGAGTTCTACCGTGCAGGGCAGAAAGATAAAGCTCTTGAGGCGCTGGCGCATTTTCATCCGAATGCGACAACGCCGCTGCAGGAGATGGAACTCAGCGTTGTGGTGTTTCTGGCTGGCCACCAACTTGTTCCAGCACAAGGCGTAGCGGAGACGGCTTATAAGAATCACCCATCCGTTCATTCTCTGCTCATGCTTGCGAACGTGCTTCAATTACAGGGCAAGTTCAAGGATGTCATACATCTCCTGGGTGATGAACGAGGCAAATACCAAAGTTCTCCAGAGTTCCTGATTACACTGGCCGAGAGCGAGTTTGATGGGATACTTTATGATGCTGCGCGCGCAGATCTGGAGCATGCGATCTTGCTGGCTCCGGGGTCGTATCAGGGACATTTTCTGTTGGGAAATGTTCTTGCCAAGCTGGGTGAAATAGACAAAGCAATAGAAGAGTATCGGCTCGCGATCACGCTCTCTCCTGACCAGCCTCGGACGTATTATCAACTTGCCCTTGCATTGCAGGAAAAGAAGGATAAGGATGGAGCGAAGCAGGAGTTGGAGAAGGCAATCGCTGTCGATGGGCACTACGCTCCGGCGAGGGTAGAAATGGGAAGGTTGCTCCTCGGTCAGAGCCGGTTCTCAGAAGCTGTGGATCAACTTACGCTGGCAGTCAAAGACAATTCGTCGTCCGAGCAAGCTTATTTCCTTCTCGCGAAGGCGTACGCAGGACTGGGGGAGAAGGAGAAGAGTGATGAGATGGCAAGGCGTATGGTCGCGGTCAGAAATGCTAATTGGAAGGGCTCCGCAAGTGGGGATGCGAACAGGGCCACCGTGAACAGGGCAACGGGACCGTAA